TTATGAAGACTCAACAGCTTACACACCGAACATTAAGTATAAATTTTTTCATATCGAGGATGATTCGGGTTCTAAAAAATAAACAGTGGTATAATACGGGTAACAGATTTTGATGAGGTGAAGAAAGTGGCATTACATGTCGTACTCTATCAGCCGGAAATTCCGGCAAACACAGGAAATATTGCACGTACTTGCGCTGCAACCAATACAACGCTGCACTTAATCCGACCTCTTGGATTTTCAACGGATGACAAAATGCTGAAGCGTGCAGGACTTGATTATTGGGAGTATGTGAATGTGGTTTATCATGATTCCTTAGATGAGCTGTTTGAAGCATATCCGGAGGGCGAATTCTACTATATAACGAAATTCGGAGAAAAACCGCATACAACATTTGATTACAGCAATCATGAGGAAGATACCTTCTT
The window above is part of the Metabacillus dongyingensis genome. Proteins encoded here:
- the trmL gene encoding tRNA (uridine(34)/cytosine(34)/5-carboxymethylaminomethyluridine(34)-2'-O)-methyltransferase TrmL produces the protein MALHVVLYQPEIPANTGNIARTCAATNTTLHLIRPLGFSTDDKMLKRAGLDYWEYVNVVYHDSLDELFEAYPEGEFYYITKFGEKPHTTFDYSNHEEDTFFVFGKETTGLPKDLIAENLERCLRLPMTGNVRSLNLSNTAAILIYEALRQQNYPGLLKKTT